In Haemorhous mexicanus isolate bHaeMex1 chromosome 6, bHaeMex1.pri, whole genome shotgun sequence, a single window of DNA contains:
- the OLFML1 gene encoding olfactomedin-like protein 1 isoform X1, with the protein MAALQVHFLLIPSLMSIMGAAQYVMQDAALLSYIDQRFLSLEKRVEKCSQDLLEYLDEFREFSKGVLSRLARLSTDKAELKGEVEHLLMRVEHAQRDIDYFGSVMDSNACVEVHEDLQKQQLLEEAEEKKRLKLMLNASCDHMLVGIRSLKVVKKTGGKHGSWMKDPGKKHAKIYLLSGSVNNVVLEFANIMAFMENNQTLKARRVPLPVPWEGTGQVIYQGFLFYHRHGSLNEIVKFHLQRRGIADQMLLPGAGRIPAYQLSPQTKIDLALDEQGLWALHAEPETGGNIVLTKINPVAMAVEHSWDTPCSSRDAEAAFMACNTLHVVYNSPSGGSSRIQCVYDVLGALNAHTNPGLHFPKRQGGHSSIHYNPKEKQLFAWGDGSQILYKLHTEQKV; encoded by the exons ATGGCAGCCTTACAGGTCCATTTCTTGCTGATTCCATCCCTCATGAGCATCATGGGAGCAGCACAGTATGTGATGCAggatgcagccctgctgagctaCATTGACCAGCGTTTTCTGTCTCTGGAG AAGAGGGTGGAGAAGTGCAGCCAAGACCTGCTGGAATACTTGGATGAGTTCAGAGAGTTCTCCAAGGGGGTGCTGTCCCGCCTGGCAAGGCTGAGCACCGACAAGGCTGAGCTTAAGGGGGAAGTGGAGCATTTGCTCATGAGGGTCGAGCATGCCCAGAGGGACATTGACTATTTTGGATCTGTCATGGATTCCAATGCCTGTGTGGAAGTGCACGAGGAcctgcagaaacagcagctgctggaagaggcagaagaaaaaaagagacttaAACTCATGCTTAATGCAA GCTGTGACCATATGCTTGTAGGTATTAGGTCCCTGAAGGTAGTTAAGAAGACTGGAGGAAAGCATGGCTCTTGGATGAAAGATCCTGGCAAAAAGCACGCCAAGATTTATTTATTAAGTGGCTCTGTAAATAATGTGGTTTTGGAATTTGCAAATATCATGGCTTTCATGGAAAACAACCAGACTCTGAAGGCTCGCAGAGTGCCCTTGCCAGTGCCCTGGGAAGGAACTGGCCAAGTCATCTACCAGGGCTTCCTCTTCTACCACAGGCACGGCTCCTTGAACGAGATTGTGAAGTTCCATCTCCAGAGAAGAGGCATAGCTGACCagatgctgctgccaggggctgggaggatTCCTGCCTACCAGCTCTCTCCACAGACAAAAATAGACTTGGCTCTCGACGAGCAGGGGCTGTGGGCCCTCCATGCAGAGCCAGAGACCGGGGGGAACATTGTCCTCACCAAAATCAACCCCGTAGCCATGGCcgtggagcacagctgggacacaccctgcagcagcagggatgctgaGGCAGCTTTCATGGCCTGCAACACCCTGCACGTGGTCTACAACTCTCCTTCTGGGGGCTCCTCCCGCATCCAATGTGTTTATGATGTTTTGGGTGCTCTGAATGCTCACACAAACCCAGGACTGCATTTCCCAAAACGCCAGGGTGGCCACTCCAGCATACACTACAATCCTAAAGAGAAGCAGCTCTTCGCTTGGGGTGATGGATCCCAGATCCTTTACAAACTTCACACAGAGCAGAAAGTTTAA
- the OLFML1 gene encoding olfactomedin-like protein 1 isoform X2 yields MAALQVHFLLIPSLMSIMGAAQYVMQDAALLSYIDQRFLSLERVEKCSQDLLEYLDEFREFSKGVLSRLARLSTDKAELKGEVEHLLMRVEHAQRDIDYFGSVMDSNACVEVHEDLQKQQLLEEAEEKKRLKLMLNASCDHMLVGIRSLKVVKKTGGKHGSWMKDPGKKHAKIYLLSGSVNNVVLEFANIMAFMENNQTLKARRVPLPVPWEGTGQVIYQGFLFYHRHGSLNEIVKFHLQRRGIADQMLLPGAGRIPAYQLSPQTKIDLALDEQGLWALHAEPETGGNIVLTKINPVAMAVEHSWDTPCSSRDAEAAFMACNTLHVVYNSPSGGSSRIQCVYDVLGALNAHTNPGLHFPKRQGGHSSIHYNPKEKQLFAWGDGSQILYKLHTEQKV; encoded by the exons ATGGCAGCCTTACAGGTCCATTTCTTGCTGATTCCATCCCTCATGAGCATCATGGGAGCAGCACAGTATGTGATGCAggatgcagccctgctgagctaCATTGACCAGCGTTTTCTGTCTCTGGAG AGGGTGGAGAAGTGCAGCCAAGACCTGCTGGAATACTTGGATGAGTTCAGAGAGTTCTCCAAGGGGGTGCTGTCCCGCCTGGCAAGGCTGAGCACCGACAAGGCTGAGCTTAAGGGGGAAGTGGAGCATTTGCTCATGAGGGTCGAGCATGCCCAGAGGGACATTGACTATTTTGGATCTGTCATGGATTCCAATGCCTGTGTGGAAGTGCACGAGGAcctgcagaaacagcagctgctggaagaggcagaagaaaaaaagagacttaAACTCATGCTTAATGCAA GCTGTGACCATATGCTTGTAGGTATTAGGTCCCTGAAGGTAGTTAAGAAGACTGGAGGAAAGCATGGCTCTTGGATGAAAGATCCTGGCAAAAAGCACGCCAAGATTTATTTATTAAGTGGCTCTGTAAATAATGTGGTTTTGGAATTTGCAAATATCATGGCTTTCATGGAAAACAACCAGACTCTGAAGGCTCGCAGAGTGCCCTTGCCAGTGCCCTGGGAAGGAACTGGCCAAGTCATCTACCAGGGCTTCCTCTTCTACCACAGGCACGGCTCCTTGAACGAGATTGTGAAGTTCCATCTCCAGAGAAGAGGCATAGCTGACCagatgctgctgccaggggctgggaggatTCCTGCCTACCAGCTCTCTCCACAGACAAAAATAGACTTGGCTCTCGACGAGCAGGGGCTGTGGGCCCTCCATGCAGAGCCAGAGACCGGGGGGAACATTGTCCTCACCAAAATCAACCCCGTAGCCATGGCcgtggagcacagctgggacacaccctgcagcagcagggatgctgaGGCAGCTTTCATGGCCTGCAACACCCTGCACGTGGTCTACAACTCTCCTTCTGGGGGCTCCTCCCGCATCCAATGTGTTTATGATGTTTTGGGTGCTCTGAATGCTCACACAAACCCAGGACTGCATTTCCCAAAACGCCAGGGTGGCCACTCCAGCATACACTACAATCCTAAAGAGAAGCAGCTCTTCGCTTGGGGTGATGGATCCCAGATCCTTTACAAACTTCACACAGAGCAGAAAGTTTAA